The proteins below come from a single Panicum hallii strain FIL2 chromosome 7, PHallii_v3.1, whole genome shotgun sequence genomic window:
- the LOC112898786 gene encoding LOW QUALITY PROTEIN: putative non-inhibitory serpin-Z11 (The sequence of the model RefSeq protein was modified relative to this genomic sequence to represent the inferred CDS: deleted 2 bases in 1 codon) produces MVGRDGRLDFGAPCFSMLVFLPHRRDGLADLLRLAVTQPDFVMRCVPRSEQLVCPCMVPKFRFSFKFDVRNALRQLGLIAPFNKDVADLSGMVSNMPPEGLYVSAVRQTSAVEVDEEGTTAVAAMYSASSPTYSAPEKHTPPPPPPAMSFVADHPFMFAIVEYEKAEVLFLGHVTDPSKED; encoded by the exons ATGGTGGGGCGCGACGGCAGGCTGGACTTCGGGGCGCCGTGCTTCTCAATGCTCGTCTTCCTCCCGCACAGGCGCGACGGGCTCGCCGACCTCCTGCGCCTGGCCGTCACCCAGCCGGACTTCGTCATGCGGTGCGTGCCCCGGAGCGAGCAGCTCGTTTGCCCGTGCATGGTCCCCAAGTTCAGGTTCTCCTTCAAGTTCGACGTGCGGAACGCGCTCCGCCAGCTCGGCCTGATCGCACCGTTCAACAAGGACGTCGCCGACCTGTCCGGGATGGTGTCGAACATGCCGCCCGAGGGGTTGTACGTGTCGGCCGTGCGGCAGACGTCCGCCGTTGAGGTCGACGAGGAAGGCACGACGGCAGTTGCAGCGATGTACTCCGCTTCAAGCCCAACTTACAGTGCTCCGGAGAaacacacccccccccccccccccccg gcgATGAGCTTCGTGGCGGACCACCCGTTCATGTTCGCGATCGTCGAGTACGAGAAGGCCGAGGTCTTGTTCCTAGGCCACGTCACGGACCCTTCCAAGGAGGATTGA
- the LOC112899891 gene encoding heavy metal-associated isoprenylated plant protein 39-like isoform X2 produces the protein MPAQKVVLKVSSMSDEKVKQKAMETVADIYGIDSIGADHKEQKMTIIGDMDPVEIAKKLKKFGRIDIVSVGPAKNEKNDDKKSGKK, from the exons ATGCCGGCGCAG AAGGTGGTCTTGAAGGTCTCCTCCATGAGCGACGAGAAGGTGAAGCAGAAAGCAATGGAAACTGTTGCGGATATCTACG GAATCGACTCGATAGGTGCTGATCACAAAGAGCAGAAGATGACTATAATCGGTGACATGGACCCTGTTGAGATCGCGAAGAAGTTGAAGAAGTTCGGGAGGATAGATATCGTCTCGGTTGGCCCGGCCAAGAATGAGAAGAACGACGACAAGAAAAGCGGAAAGAAGTGA
- the LOC112899891 gene encoding heavy metal-associated isoprenylated plant protein 39-like isoform X1 translates to MPAQQKVVLKVSSMSDEKVKQKAMETVADIYGIDSIGADHKEQKMTIIGDMDPVEIAKKLKKFGRIDIVSVGPAKNEKNDDKKSGKK, encoded by the exons ATGCCGGCGCAG CAGAAGGTGGTCTTGAAGGTCTCCTCCATGAGCGACGAGAAGGTGAAGCAGAAAGCAATGGAAACTGTTGCGGATATCTACG GAATCGACTCGATAGGTGCTGATCACAAAGAGCAGAAGATGACTATAATCGGTGACATGGACCCTGTTGAGATCGCGAAGAAGTTGAAGAAGTTCGGGAGGATAGATATCGTCTCGGTTGGCCCGGCCAAGAATGAGAAGAACGACGACAAGAAAAGCGGAAAGAAGTGA
- the LOC112899889 gene encoding O-glucosyltransferase rumi homolog isoform X1, giving the protein MEVAAAKAPRQLLARGGLAAAAPCPAVNSGGGVVVFFAALVAGALVSACWMSASARLQVAPITPAATPTIARNAATGPEPAPGPPRFAGGGTSTNQTPSAAAPANFAPPPRPRELPPAPSPAEAAAPAARECPAYFRWIHEDLRPWRDAGVTLDAVERARRYAAKFRVTVVAGRLYVARYGRCFQTRDVFTQWGILQLLRRYPGGVPDLDLMFDCEDRPVVGAADRYHAQPPPLFRYCGSEATLDIPFPDWSFWGWPELNIKPWEALRREIEEGNAMANWTERAPYAYWKGNPNVGAGRRFLLRCNASGKRDWNARIYAQDWGKELQRGFRESDLSKQCTHRYKIYVEGRGWSVSEKYILACDSVALMVRPRFHDFFSRGLAPLRHYWPVRGRGVAMCRSIKFAVDWGNAHPDKAREIGRNASRFVREDLAMGRVYDYMLHLLAEYARLLRYRPAVPRGAAEVTVESIARGRRGLERQFMMETAVADDGAGGEGPCRLPPPFSAQELQALRRERADVVRQVEAWEDH; this is encoded by the exons ATGGAGGTCGCGGCGGCGAAGGCGCCCCGGCAGCTGCTGGCTCGGGGCGGCCTGGCTGCGGCAGCGCCGTGCCCGGCGGTGaatagcggcggcggcgtagtCGTCTTCTTCGCCGCGCTCGTCGCCGGGGCTCTCGTCTCCGCCTGCTGGATGTCTGCCAGCGCCAGA TTACAGGTCGCTCCGATCACCCCTGCCGCAACCCCAACCATAGCGCGAAATGCCGCAACGGGGCCGGAGCCAGCGCCGGGCCCGCCACGgttcgccggcggcggcacgaGCACGAACCAGACACCGTCCGCGGCCGCGCCGGCCAATTTCGCTCCACCGCCTCGTCCTCGTGAGCTGCCACCCGCCCCGTCGCCCGCCGAAGCAGCAGCGCCAGCGGCGCGGGAGTGCCCGGCCTACTTCCGGTGGATCCACGAGGACCTGCGGCCGTGGCGCGACGCGGGGGTCACGCTCGACGCGGTGGAGCGCGCGCGCCGGTACGCGGCCAAGTTCCGGGTCACCGTGGTCGCGGGCCGCCTGTACGTGGCGCGCTACGGCCGGTGCTTCCAGACCCGGGACGTGTTCACGCAGTGGGGCATCCTCCAGCTGCTCCGCCGCTACCCCGGTGGCGTGCCCGACCTCGACCTCATGTTCGACTGCGAGGACCGACCCGTCGTCGGCGCCGCCGACCGCTACCacgcccagccgccgccgctgttccGGTACTGCGGCAGCGAGGCGACGCTGGACATCCCCTTCCCCGACTGGTCATTCTGGGGTTG GCCGGAGCTCAACATAAAGCCGTGGGAGGCGCTGCGAAGGGAGATAGAGGAAGGGAACGCGATGGCGAACTGGACGGAGAGGGCGCCGTACGCGTACTGGAAGGGGAACCCGAACGTGGGCGCCGGCCGCCGGTTCCTCCTCCGGTGCAACGCGTCCGGCAAGCGTGACTGGAACGCCCGGATATATGCGCAG GACTGGGGGAAGGAGCTGCAGCGAGGATTCAGGGAGTCAGACCTGTCCAAGCAGTGCACGCACAG GTACAAGATTTACGTCGAGGGGCGGGGCTGGTCCGTGAGCGAGAAGTACATCCTGGCGTGCGACTCGGTGGCGCTCATGGTGCGGCCCAGGTTCCACGACTTCTTCTCGCGGGGGCTGGCGCCGCTGCGGCACTACTGGCCCGTCCGCGGCCGCGGTGTCGCCATGTGCCGCTCCATCAAGTTCGCCGTCGACTGGGGCAATGCCCACCCGGACAAG GCGCGGGAGATCGGGCGGAACGCGAGCAGGTTCGTCCGGGAGGACCTGGCGATGGGCCGCGTCTACGACTACATGCTGCACCTGCTGGCGGAGTACGCGAGGCTGCTGCGGTACAGGCCCGCCGTGCCGCGCGGCGCCGCGGAGGTCACCGTCGAGTCCATAGCGCGGGGGAGGCGGGGGCTGGAGAGGCAGTTCATGATGGAAACGGCGGTGGCGGACGACGGTGCGGGCGGCGAAGGGCCCTGCAGGCTGCCGCCGCCTTTCAGTGCCCAAGAGCTGCAGGCGCTGCGAAGGGAGAGGGCGGATGTGGTGAGGCAAGTGGAGGCGTGGGAGGATCATTGA
- the LOC112899889 gene encoding O-glucosyltransferase rumi homolog isoform X2, which produces MEVAAAKAPRQLLARGGLAAAAPCPAVNSGGGVVVFFAALVAGALVSACWMSASARVAPITPAATPTIARNAATGPEPAPGPPRFAGGGTSTNQTPSAAAPANFAPPPRPRELPPAPSPAEAAAPAARECPAYFRWIHEDLRPWRDAGVTLDAVERARRYAAKFRVTVVAGRLYVARYGRCFQTRDVFTQWGILQLLRRYPGGVPDLDLMFDCEDRPVVGAADRYHAQPPPLFRYCGSEATLDIPFPDWSFWGWPELNIKPWEALRREIEEGNAMANWTERAPYAYWKGNPNVGAGRRFLLRCNASGKRDWNARIYAQDWGKELQRGFRESDLSKQCTHRYKIYVEGRGWSVSEKYILACDSVALMVRPRFHDFFSRGLAPLRHYWPVRGRGVAMCRSIKFAVDWGNAHPDKAREIGRNASRFVREDLAMGRVYDYMLHLLAEYARLLRYRPAVPRGAAEVTVESIARGRRGLERQFMMETAVADDGAGGEGPCRLPPPFSAQELQALRRERADVVRQVEAWEDH; this is translated from the exons ATGGAGGTCGCGGCGGCGAAGGCGCCCCGGCAGCTGCTGGCTCGGGGCGGCCTGGCTGCGGCAGCGCCGTGCCCGGCGGTGaatagcggcggcggcgtagtCGTCTTCTTCGCCGCGCTCGTCGCCGGGGCTCTCGTCTCCGCCTGCTGGATGTCTGCCAGCGCCAGA GTCGCTCCGATCACCCCTGCCGCAACCCCAACCATAGCGCGAAATGCCGCAACGGGGCCGGAGCCAGCGCCGGGCCCGCCACGgttcgccggcggcggcacgaGCACGAACCAGACACCGTCCGCGGCCGCGCCGGCCAATTTCGCTCCACCGCCTCGTCCTCGTGAGCTGCCACCCGCCCCGTCGCCCGCCGAAGCAGCAGCGCCAGCGGCGCGGGAGTGCCCGGCCTACTTCCGGTGGATCCACGAGGACCTGCGGCCGTGGCGCGACGCGGGGGTCACGCTCGACGCGGTGGAGCGCGCGCGCCGGTACGCGGCCAAGTTCCGGGTCACCGTGGTCGCGGGCCGCCTGTACGTGGCGCGCTACGGCCGGTGCTTCCAGACCCGGGACGTGTTCACGCAGTGGGGCATCCTCCAGCTGCTCCGCCGCTACCCCGGTGGCGTGCCCGACCTCGACCTCATGTTCGACTGCGAGGACCGACCCGTCGTCGGCGCCGCCGACCGCTACCacgcccagccgccgccgctgttccGGTACTGCGGCAGCGAGGCGACGCTGGACATCCCCTTCCCCGACTGGTCATTCTGGGGTTG GCCGGAGCTCAACATAAAGCCGTGGGAGGCGCTGCGAAGGGAGATAGAGGAAGGGAACGCGATGGCGAACTGGACGGAGAGGGCGCCGTACGCGTACTGGAAGGGGAACCCGAACGTGGGCGCCGGCCGCCGGTTCCTCCTCCGGTGCAACGCGTCCGGCAAGCGTGACTGGAACGCCCGGATATATGCGCAG GACTGGGGGAAGGAGCTGCAGCGAGGATTCAGGGAGTCAGACCTGTCCAAGCAGTGCACGCACAG GTACAAGATTTACGTCGAGGGGCGGGGCTGGTCCGTGAGCGAGAAGTACATCCTGGCGTGCGACTCGGTGGCGCTCATGGTGCGGCCCAGGTTCCACGACTTCTTCTCGCGGGGGCTGGCGCCGCTGCGGCACTACTGGCCCGTCCGCGGCCGCGGTGTCGCCATGTGCCGCTCCATCAAGTTCGCCGTCGACTGGGGCAATGCCCACCCGGACAAG GCGCGGGAGATCGGGCGGAACGCGAGCAGGTTCGTCCGGGAGGACCTGGCGATGGGCCGCGTCTACGACTACATGCTGCACCTGCTGGCGGAGTACGCGAGGCTGCTGCGGTACAGGCCCGCCGTGCCGCGCGGCGCCGCGGAGGTCACCGTCGAGTCCATAGCGCGGGGGAGGCGGGGGCTGGAGAGGCAGTTCATGATGGAAACGGCGGTGGCGGACGACGGTGCGGGCGGCGAAGGGCCCTGCAGGCTGCCGCCGCCTTTCAGTGCCCAAGAGCTGCAGGCGCTGCGAAGGGAGAGGGCGGATGTGGTGAGGCAAGTGGAGGCGTGGGAGGATCATTGA
- the LOC112899888 gene encoding O-glucosyltransferase rumi homolog — MATAAAGCQHRATLAGALPRTSAAFLFLSVVAVAAVVSARWITSTAVLQGRLTRLPTTAAIPAAAAAALHPEAEHPQYPRPSAAAPSPPPTSRPPPSALYTISCPALNLSHSHPTGPPKTSQTLARALSSSSTCPSSPGPPPPASAATPSSNRSCPSYFRFIHEDLRPWRAAGGVTRAMLGRARLTATFRLVVLGGRAYIQRLRPAFQTRDLFTIWGVLQLLRRYPGRVPDLDLMFDTVDWPVVRTHLYRGKYAGVMPPLFRYCGDDSTLDIVFPDWSFWGWPEINIKPWHALQEDLKDGNNRVRWMDREPYAYWKGNPSVSATRQELVKCNVSSTQDWNARIYAQDWFKESKAGYKDSDLGSQCSHRYKIYIEGSAWSISQKYILACDSMTLLVTPKYYDFFSRSLMPIQHYWPVRDDNKCASIKYAVDWGNSHKQLAQRIGKQASNFIQEELSMDQVYDYMLHLLTEYAKLLRFKPTKPPEAVEVCSESLACQAEGLEKKFLFDSMVKSAHGAGPCDLPPPFSSRELKMLKQRGQNSVKQIEMWEQRASRA; from the exons ATGGCGACGGCCGCGGCAGGCTGCCAGCACCGCGCGACGCTCGCCGGGGCGCTGCCGAGGACGAGCGCCgccttcctcttcctctccgtcgtcgccgtcgcggcGGTCGTCTCGGCTCGCTGGATCACCTCCACCGCCGTT TTGCAGGGACGCCTGACGCGCCTCCCCACCACCGCGGCCattcccgccgccgcggcggccgcgctcCACCCGGAAGCAGAGCACCCGCAGTACCCGCGGCCGTCAGCAGCAGCACCCTCGCCGCCTCCCACTTCCCGGCCACCACCTTCCGCTCTCTACACCATCTCCTGCCCAGCCCTCAACCTCTCCCACTCCCACCCCACCGGACCGCCCAAAACCTCCCAAACCCTCGCGCGCGCGCTCTCCTCGTCCTCCACCTGCCCCTCCTCCCCCggcccgccaccgcccgcctccgccgccaccccgTCCTCCAACCGCTCGTGCCCGTCCTACTTCCGCTTCATCCACGAGGACCTCCGCCCATGGCGCGCCGCGGGCGGGGTCACGCGCGCCATGCTCGGCCGCGCCCGCCTCACCGCCACCTTCCGCCTCGTCGTGCTCGGGGGCCGAGCCTACATCCAGCGTCTCCGCCCGGCGTTCCAGACGCGGGACCTCTTCACCATCTGGGGCGTCCTCCAGCTGCTCCGCCGCTACCCCGGCCGCGTCCCCGACCTCGACCTCATGTTCGACACCGTCGACTGGCCCGTCGTCCGCACCCACCTCTACCGCGGGAAGTACGCCGGGGTCATGCCACCGCTCTTCCGTTACTGCGGGGATGACAGTACGCTGGACATCGTCTTCCCGGATTGGTCCTTCTGGGGGTG GCCGGAGATCAACATAAAGCCATGGCATGCCTTGCAGGAAGACTTGAAGGATGGTAATAATAGAGtgaggtggatggatagagaaCCTTATGCTTACTGGAAAGGGAATCCATCAGTTTCGGCGACACGGCAGGAGTTGGTTAAGTGTAATGTATCCAGTACACAAGATTGGAACGCAAGGATTTACGCTCAG GACTGGTTCAAAGAGAGCAAGGCAGGGTATAAGGACTCAGATTTGGGTAGTCAATGCTCACacag GTACAAGATCTATATTGAAGGATCGGCGTGGTCAATCAGTCAGAAATATATATTAGCATGTGATTCAATGACACTGCTAGTTACACCAAAATACTATGATTTCTTTTCAAGGTCACTCATGCCAATTCAGCATTATTGGCCTGTTCGGGATGACAATAAATGTGCCTCCATAAAATATGCTGTTGACTGGGGCAATTCTCACAAGCAACTG GCACAGCGTATAGGAAAGCAAGCAAGCAATTTCATTCAAGAAGAGCTCAGTATGGACCAAGTTTATGACTACATGCTTCACCTTCTAACTGAATATGCCAAGCTTTTAAGGTTCAAACCAACTAAGCCACCTGAAGCTGTTGAGGTCTGCTCTGAGTCTTTGGCATGCCAAGCTGAAGGCCTCGAGAAGAAGTTTCTTTTCGATTCCATGGTGAAGTCTGCCCATGGTGCAGGTCCATGCGATCTGCCTCCTCCCTTCAGCTCTCGTGAGCTCAAGATGCTAAAACAGAGGGGACAAAATTCAGTAAAGCAGATTGAAATGTGGGAGCAAAGAGCTTCGAGGGCATAG
- the LOC112899887 gene encoding probable LRR receptor-like serine/threonine-protein kinase At1g63430, whose amino-acid sequence MPPARLLGISIFCLLLVRNSESFSDDVSALLAFKRAIYEDPLSKLSDWNSRDKDPCTWSGVGCSAFNSRVVTLELSNSSLQGFLAPEIGSLRYLQKLVLDHNTFLGSIPKDTGKLKNLIELNLSSNQLVGPIPSEIGDMPNIAKIDLHANRLDGAIPPELGKLGSLLELRLSNNRLTGTIPASNDSNMESTNSNDQIGLCQLSQLTDIDLSYNFLVGDIPTCLKQIQRSSLVGNCFQDNDTSNRPLQQCEINQGTGKDNHTDENEQKGLPEPLWLLILEVIAAVSFLCLLTLCTITGLRRCRARSSGSGNSAPWTRAVSWKENTVISIDDDLLVNVPKISRQELAEACEDFSNIIGSSHETVVYKGTLKDGQEIAVVSLSVSVHYWNDYVELYFQKEVIEMARLSHENIAKLVGYCKESEPLSRMLVFQYPPNGTLYEHLHDGEGWQLSWPRRMKLALAIARALRYLHTELQPPFAVAALTSSSIYLTEDYSPKIIDFERWRYLVTKPGLGSVNGGPVNSITDSRHKRFMDVQANTFAFGVILLELISGRASVSKDTGDLVDWARKHLEHPEEFSKLVDERLQRQSVNQESLGIVCNVVNLCIDPEPSRRPSMSMIAAILEEGIETSAATLMRDSSLAWAEAELAIS is encoded by the exons ATGCCGCCGGCGAGGTTGCTCGGGATCTCCATCTTCTGCTTGCTTCTCGTCAGGAACTCTGAATCTTTTTCAGATGACG tatctgcgcttcttgcgttcAAGAGAGCCATCTACGAGGACCCTCTGTCCAAGCTGTCGGACTGGAACTCCAGGGACAAGGATCCCTGCACATGGTCCGGTGTCGGGTGCTCGGCGTTCAACAGCCGCGTGGTTACTCT AGAGTTGTCGAATTCATCTCTCCAAGGATTCTTGGCACCAGAAATCGGATCCCTGAGATATTTGCAAAAACT CGTGTTGGATCACAATACATTCCTGGGCTCAATACCAAAAGACACCGGCAAGTTAAAGAACCTGATCGAGCTGAACCTTAGCAGCAACCAACTTGTGGGGCCCATTCCCAGTGAGATCGGTGACATGCCAAATATCGCAAAAAT AGACCTTCACGCAAATCGGTTGGATGGCGCTATCCCTCCTGAGCTTGGCAAGTTGGGAAGCCTCCTTGAGCTACGATTGAGCAATAACCGCCTTACAGGGACTATTCCTGCAAGTAATGATTCGAACAT GGAATCAACCAACAGTAATGACCAAATTGGATTGTGTCAGTTATCTCAGCTAACCGATATTGACCTCTCGTATAACTTTTTGGTTGGAGATATTCCGACATGCTTAAAGCAGATCCAAAG ATCAAGCTTGGTAGGGAATTGTTTCCAGGACAATGACACATCAAACCGTCCACTCCAGCAAT GTGAAATTAATCAGGGCACAGGCAAAGACAACCATACTGATGAGAATGAGCAGAAAGGCCTGCCAGAGCCACTTTGGCTTCTCATTCTGGAAGTCATCGCAGCAGTTTCGTTCCTTTGTTTGTTGACACTTTGTACCATCACTGGCCTCCGAAGGTGCAGAGCTAGATCCTCAGGGTCCGGGAACAGTGCTCCATGGACAAGAGCCGTGAGCTGGAAGGAGAACACCGTAATATCAATTG ATGATGATCTCCTGGTAAATGTGCCGAAGATAAGCCGGCAGGAGCTTGCAGAAGCTTGTGAAGACTTCAGCAACATAATTGGATCTTCTCATGAGACAGTCGTGTACAAGGGAACTCTGAAGGATGGCCAGGAGATCGCTGTTGTGTCCCTGTCCGTTTCAGTGCATTACTGGAATGACTATGTGGAGCTGTACTTTCAGAAGGAG GTGATAGAAATGGCTAGGCTGAGCCATGAAAATATTGCCAAGCTGGTGGGATACTGCAAGGAGTCTGAGCCGCTCTCGAGAATGCTGGTCTTTCAGTACCCACCAAATGGGACACTCTATGAGCATCTTCACG ATGGGGAAGGGTGGCAGCTATCTTGGCCCAGACGGATGAAACTAGCACTGGCCATTGCGCGTGCTCTCAGATACTTGCACACCGAGTTGCAACCTCCGTTTGCTGTTGCTGCACTGACGTCCAGTTCAATCTACCTAACTGAAGATTACTCACCAAAG ATAATCGATTTCGAGAGGTGGAGATATCTTGTGACCAAACCAGGACTTGGCTCCGTAAATGGCGGGCCTGTCAACAGCATTACGGATTCTCGGCACAAGCGCTTCATGGACGTCCAGGCAAACACCTTCGCGTTCGGGGTGATCCTGCTGGAGCTGATCAGCGGCAGAGCCTCGGTTTCCAAAGATACAGGGGACCTGGTGGACTGG GCAAGGAAGCACCTGGAGCACCCCGAGGAGTTCAGCAAGTTGGTGGACGAGAGGCTGCAGAGGCAGAGCGTGAACCAGGAGAGCCTGGGCATCGTCTGCAACGTGGTGAACCTGTGCATCGACCCGGAGCCGTCGCGCCGGCCCTCCATGAGCATGATCGCGGCCATCCTGGAGGAAGGCATCGAGACATCAGCGGCCACCTTAATGAGGGACTCGTCTCTGGCCTGGGCCGAGGCCGAGCTGGCCATCTCCTAG
- the LOC112898969 gene encoding uncharacterized protein LOC112898969, with translation MNKGLGEKRGERRARSFCRRVAMAGVETDESLTEYERQRLERIRENEARLEALGLRGLAASPLLRNPSPAAAAMGKQKKRSADEDEEYVPSDDGRGEEDEDESSSESGQDDDMDGEGKSASRSRAKGKKKKLSKSSKSTKSAATKGSSSSTDFVDDDDALQQAIALSLAESSEKSVTAIRAETSSTVKEASEGTPYKNNGKTSVQDSAKNRKIKMLGKSRIQLTEDDVVAFFFSFDEVGKGYITPWDLERMATINDFIWTDSEISKMIRCFDSDGDGKINLEDFRSIISRCNMLREPEK, from the exons ATGAACAAGGGCCTAGGGGAGAAGCGGGGAGAAAGAAGGGCAAGGTCTTTTTGCCGCCGCGTGGCCATGGCGGGAGTTGAAACCGACGAATCCTTGACGGAGTACGAGAGGCAGCGGCTGGAGAGGATACGCGAGAACGAGGCCCGCCTTGAGGCCCTGGGCCTCCGCGGCCTCGCAGCGTCCCCTCTCCTCCGCAACCcgtctccggcggcggcggctatgGGGAAGCAGAAGAAGCGGTCCGccgacgaggacgaggagtacgtCCCGTCCGACGACGGCCGCGGtgaggaggacgaggacgagAGCTCGTCGGAGAGCGGGCAAGATGACGACATGGATGGGGAGGGGAAATCGGCGTCTAGGTCTCGTGCCAAG ggaaagaaaaagaaattgtCAAAGTCAAGTAAATCTACAAAGAGCGCGGCTACAAAAGGTAGCTCTTCTTCTACTGATTTcgttgatgatgatgatgccTTACAGCAG GCAATTGCTCTCTCCCTGGCTGAATCTTCAGAAAAGTCTGTGACTGCAATTCGCGCAGAAACTTCAAGCACAGTAAAGGAAGCAAGTGAAGGCACTCCATACAAGAATAATGGCAAAACATCGGTTCAAGACTCAGCTAAGAACAGAAAGATTAAAATGCTG GGTAAGAGCAGGATTCAACTGACAGAAGATGATGTGGTTGCATTCTTCTTCTCATTTGATG AAGTTGGTAAAGGATATATCACACCGTGGGATCTTGAAAGAATGGCTACAATAAATGATTTCATCTGGACAGATTCTGAGATATCTAAGATGATCCGTTGCTTTGATAGTGACGGAGATGGAAAG ATAAACCTCGAGGATTTCCGGAGCATCATATCTCGATGCAACATGCTGCGGGAGCCCGAGAAATGA